The Chryseobacterium indologenes genomic sequence GAAATTTTCATTCATTTTGGCTTTTAATCCCAATCTGAAACCCTCATATGAGTTGTAGTTCACAATCTCATCAACGGCAAAATCTACAGAATTAACCCTGATTTGTCCGTTAAGAAGACCTGAGATGATCTGAGCTTTGCTGTCAATTTTATATTTTTTACCTAAACTGTCGATCGTTTTATAGGTATTCTTTTCTCTGTCAGTTAAAGGGTCTGTCCTGTAATACTCAAGGGAATGGCCATCAATACTTTTGATATCGAAAGTGTAGCCTTTGAAATCTTTTGGATTTTCTTCAATAGGAGATTGGAAGTCAAAATATTTGGATGTCAGGAAGGCGTAGGTTCCGAAGCTTTTTTTATCCTTCTTGTCTTCACGGTCTTTATCGCCCATCGCCATTTTTCCCATTTTAAGCTTGGCGGTTTCATGAGCCAGGAACCATTTGTTATTATAAAATACCCAGGTACTGGTGATGATTCCGTCGTTCTTGTTTTTACTGAAATTTTCAATCTTTTTTACTCCGTAGGTTTCAGTATCTACATAAATGGCACCTTTGTATTTCCTTTTCTTATCCATTTTTTTGTAATTCACTTCACGGAAGCGGATCACAAAGTTTTTTCGTCCGTCAAGCTCAATCGTATCTGAAAGAAAAAACCTGTAGAGCCCTCTGTTTTCCTGTTTAATCTGTTCAGGCACCACATCCCTGTTGCTTTGCTGCAGGGCGATCATTTCATAGACAGGTTGTTTCAGGCCGGAGATCCTGTTGTCCAGGATATTGATTTTTTCACCATATTTTTTTGAATATAAAAACTCCTGTGCTCTTTCCCAGAGGAAAAGTTTGCTTTTTGAAAATATCTTTCTTGCATTGCTGTTGTTTAATGAGTCTTTCTCCCTTTTTTTCTTGAAAAGGTTTAAATCATTAAAATACTGCTTGAATTGTGTAAGGCTGTCCTGATCAATATCCAAAGATACTTTCTCATAAGATTTGTAGGAATAGGAACCTAAGCTCTTGGGAGAATTCTGGCTGAACAGTTTATTTACTTTTTTAAGAATTTCCAGGGCTCGGGGATCACTTTTATCTTCAATGATTACCGTTTCAATAGCTGTGGTATTCTTCAGAGACTTTTTTACCAGTGATACTTCGAAACTGCTGTCTACTGACGCCGTTTCTTTCTGATACGTATCTGCTTCGATATCGATGTTTTTACAGGATGTCTTAAATTCAAGAATGCCCTGAACATTAGTATAGCCCAGAATACTGCCGTTACAGGATATCTTAACGTTGGAGACAGGCTTATTACTGGCATCATCAACAACTTTAATTTTCGATTGTGAATGACCCAAAAAGCAAAGTAAAAAAAATAGTAATGCTAAACCTCTTTTCATGTGAAAAAACTAGGTCAAAAATAATCATATTTATTGTGCTGGAAAAGTTTTTAACATAGTATAACATTGATTTGATCTAATTTATCCATGGAAAAATTGAACCGGGAAAAATTGTATTGATGATACCGGCATTCTGGATTACAGAGATTAAAATCATCTTTTTTACCCGATCACCCGGCTTTCTGTTTACGGTTCCAACTTTTATCTGTCATCCAGCGCTTTCATAAAATCAATAATATCATCAATTTCTTTATCGGTAAGCTGTAAAGGAGTATCTGAAAGGGTCTGATTCTCTACGGCAAATCCAAAACCTTTACCACCGCCTTTGTTATAAAAATTCATGATTTCTTTCAATGTTCTGTAACCTCCATTATGCATATAGGGAGCCGTTTTATTGATGTTTCTGAGGGTTGGTGTCTTAAAGGAATGCTGCAATGTAGCTACAGTTTCATGAAATTTTCCTCGCCCGGGATCCCGGTCAAAAATCCTATTATCCCCTTTGACGGCTACCCCAAGAACTTCCTGCTCCGTTTTTTTGAAGGTAGGAGGAACAGTTCCGTTGAATAAAGGAAGAAAATGGCATATAGCACACTGGGCTTTCCCGACAAAAAGATTGAAACCTCGTTTCTGGCTTTCTGTCATCGCCGATTTGTTTCCTCTCATATAATCATCAAAATTTGAGTTAAATGTGGCCAGGGAACGAATATAGCTTGCCAGTACATTCTGAAGTTGCCAGACTTCTGTTTTTTGAGTCTGATAGATTTTTTGGAAAGCTTCCTTATACTTTTTATCCTGATTAATTTTAGCAAGAATTACATTAAGGTTACCATGCATTTCCTCCTTATTGGAAATCACATCAGAGCTTTGGCCCTCCAGGTCATCTTTTCGCATATCCCAAAACTGGCCGTGTTGAAAACCCGCGTAATTGAGGGAAGGAGCATTTCTTGCCAATTCTGCATTTTCAAGAGACATTGATCTCGCCAGGCCATCTGTGAATGCTTTCTCAGGAATATGACAGGTTGCACAGCTTCTGTTGTTATTGTTGGAGAGAATTTTATCATTAAAAAGCTGATGTCCGAGACGGGCTTTTTCATCCGAGTACGCAAATTCTTCTCCGGGAGTAAACGCATTAGGATTAAACGCATTTTTAGAAAAAAAAGTAGCCGCATTTTTATTCAGAGCAGTGGTCACCTCTACATCCTGAATCTGCTCCTGTTTTTTAAATTCCTGAAGTAAGGCTGTAATTTTATTGAGATGATCGGGAATGAAATTCACATAATCGAAGGTGTTTTTATCAGTGTTTTTCTTTAAAAAAGCATTGGCAGAGCTGATTTCTGAAACAATGGCTTGTAAAGATTTATCTTTTGACTGCTGAGTTGAAATCTGCTCTAAAGTGTGTTGTACCCCGCTAAGAGAGTAGGGGATTTCTTCTAAGAATGTACCGGAAACAGGGGTGTCAAAGCCAGAAATTCCTAAACTGGAAATTCTGAAAACCTCCTGTCTCAAAGCATCGAAAGCCTGGTTTTTACTTACTGTAATAACCTGGAAATTCGTAGCGATCGTATTACTTTTATTGATTAATTTTCTGAGAAACCTGATTACTTCCTCTTTATTCTGTTTTTCATAGGGGTAGAACATTTCTTCCAAAACCTGCAAACCTTCAGGCTCTATTTCAGTATGCTCATCCATTTCAATCTCAGGAAGGGCAGCGCCATTGATGAATCTTGCCGAATGAGGAAGGAAATATTCAACGGCCCATTCCATTTTTTTGTAGGTTTTTCGGAGATCCTGAAATTTTTGCTGAAGGGCCTTTTCGTCAGCATCTTTAGATACCAGGCCAATCAATTCATTGATCTGTTTTTCAAATACGGAATTGTTGTTGAGGATTTCCTTTTTTACAGAGCCTAGATCTTCATATACAACCTGAGGTTTTTCATTCTTACAATAAGCCAATATGAAAAGAGCGGCTGCACAATATAAAAACAGAAGTATCGGATATTTTGAAAGTTTCTTCATAGGTATGAAAAAGTATCAACAGAAGAATTTCCATTGATACTTTGAAGTTTTATGAGTAATTAAAGCTATTTTTCTACGTTTCTGATGATGACAACCTGTCCTCCTTCTTTGTTGATGTTCACTCCGGATCCGTCTGGATTTTTGAATTTATCCAACTGCCATGTATGCGAATGAATATTTACGGTAAAGGTGTTTGGAACTCCTATGATGTCAGAAATATCTGTCATGGCACCAAATTCCCATGAACCGAATTTCTGAAGATCACCGGACTGGTTGTACGCTGTCTGCCATGCCTGATCATTTCTGTTGTGCTTCATATTCAACCATGGTTTGTATTGTTTTGTAGCAATATTAAGCTGCCAGATGTATGAATCATGATTAGCTCCTTTGTAGTAAGAGTCTCCGTCTTCCTGGATGTAAACGAAGTTTTCAGTTACACAAAGGTTATCAGGGTTGATCAGGTTATTACCAGGATTAGAATCTCCTTCAGCAACGACTTCCAGTTTTCCTGTCAGCATATTATTGGAGTTAAGAACCAGTTTGTAGACTCTTCCCCACATTGTTAATCCCGGTTTTGGATTCACTCCATCGGACGATTCTCCGGTAGCGGTAAAATAGATTTCTCTTCCTTTTCCGGCTCCTTTTCTGTAATCTACATCTTCAACCCTTGAAAAGCGGATCGCTTTATTATTAATGTTTTTTTGGTTGATTTCGGCTCCTGTAAGATTCTTGGCGTTAGGAATTTCAACAAACTCTACATCGTAGCTGTTTCCTTTGGTCATATCAGTTTCCGTATAGTTGTCGTTGGTTCTTTTTAAAGCATATAATTTTCCGTTATCAAGGTCGCCTTGAATATCAGCTACATACATGATCAGCTGTCCTGCAGACTGGTGAGAAGAAGAATACGACTGATCTTCACCAATAATAATATAAGATTTTCCGTTGGATACATCTTTAGGAAGCGGAACGGCATTTTCCATTGAAGCTTTTCCTAAAGCAGGCTTTACCCTCGATTTATCCGAAGCCTGAGAAGCTGGTGCTAAGGGATTTAAAGCATGAACCATACTCTCTTCACCGGATTCGCCTGCAGTAAGGAATGCACTGAAACCGTGAGTTTGAGGAGTAGCCAGGGTAGCCGAGCATAATCTTGTTATGCCTCCTGTTCCGTTCAGAATATATTCACCTTTTACAGGTCTGAATGTTTTATCTAAATACACTCTGGATACCGATTGCTTGATCTCATGGTTTGTGATCATCAGGTAACCGTCAGAGTTTGGATCTTTCATAATCCCCATTCCGTCCGGCTGACCACCAAAGACAAAGTCAGGA encodes the following:
- a CDS encoding c-type cytochrome, which produces MKKLSKYPILLFLYCAAALFILAYCKNEKPQVVYEDLGSVKKEILNNNSVFEKQINELIGLVSKDADEKALQQKFQDLRKTYKKMEWAVEYFLPHSARFINGAALPEIEMDEHTEIEPEGLQVLEEMFYPYEKQNKEEVIRFLRKLINKSNTIATNFQVITVSKNQAFDALRQEVFRISSLGISGFDTPVSGTFLEEIPYSLSGVQHTLEQISTQQSKDKSLQAIVSEISSANAFLKKNTDKNTFDYVNFIPDHLNKITALLQEFKKQEQIQDVEVTTALNKNAATFFSKNAFNPNAFTPGEEFAYSDEKARLGHQLFNDKILSNNNNRSCATCHIPEKAFTDGLARSMSLENAELARNAPSLNYAGFQHGQFWDMRKDDLEGQSSDVISNKEEMHGNLNVILAKINQDKKYKEAFQKIYQTQKTEVWQLQNVLASYIRSLATFNSNFDDYMRGNKSAMTESQKRGFNLFVGKAQCAICHFLPLFNGTVPPTFKKTEQEVLGVAVKGDNRIFDRDPGRGKFHETVATLQHSFKTPTLRNINKTAPYMHNGGYRTLKEIMNFYNKGGGKGFGFAVENQTLSDTPLQLTDKEIDDIIDFMKALDDR